The DNA region ATAGCGAGATGCGGGCACCGTCACGAATCCCCGAAAGCTTGCGTTCCATTTGATCGGGAAAGTGCAACGTCTGGATGAAGTCGTTGAGGTGAGAATCCTTGTGCTCCTCGCCTCCTCCAGACTGAGGCAGATCGTAAGAGGGGTCAAAGCCGTTGGCTCGCGCGTACTCCGCAGGTGACAGGCTCTCGCGTGTCGGGCGCGGCTGCCAGTCAAGCTGCTGGCGCACCCGGTCCTTCAAGGCACGCTCGATCCGTTGCGCCTGCGCGGACGACTCCTCGACCTCACGCAGCTGCTCAAGAGCGCCAAGATACTCCTCGTCGCTCATGCGCGCCGCTTCAAATGCCAGAAGAAATTCGTCAGACCTCTCGTCCTCTGGTTCGTCCTCGGGCTCAGGCAGAGCCGCAAACGTGAGTTTGCGGCCATCGAGAAGCTTTCCGTAGATGATGTGGGGCAGCTCGTCGATGATGCGCACGTGGGTGCGTGCACGATCGGAGAATCTGAAGTTCAGCAGTCGGCTATTGTTGCGGAGATCCAGGAGCCGCCTCCTGAGGTCCGCGATTAGCTTTTCCGCCACTTCGCGGCGAGCCGAGAGACGCGGACTCACGTGGTCCGCTGCAGTGGTCTCCTCTTTCCGAGTCTCGTTCTGAGTCATCCGGCGTCCGAGTTCAAGCAACCGACGCGAAAGTTGGCACGGTTGAAAACCCGCACGGTCTCTTGGGAGGCCGGGCGGAGTCGCTGCTCGATGTTGTCAAAGATGCGCGGCAATCACGTTCTCCTTACTCACACGACGGCAGTCCCTTACCACAGGTGTTGCCCTGGAGGACACGAGTTGGACAGGAAACGGTCAGTCGCAACCGACGACGCCCGTCACCCGCTCGCGTCGACCAACTCGTAGCCGCCGCGCGCCAAGGCGCGACGTGTGGCGTCCATTATCTGCGGGCCGTCGACGTGCTTGGCGACCGGCACATCCGGCGCCTTTCGCAATCGCTCGACGATCGCGTCTAGTTCTCCGCCGGCGAGTTGTTCGCAGACCTCGTAGAGGCCGCTCGGACCTTCCTCGATGATGTTGTGCTGCTCGAAGATGACCCGCAACGTGGCGATGATCTGCGGTGTCGGGCTCGGCACCATCAAGGCTGCGATCGCACCATGATCGCGGCGAAGCGTGGCCGCGACCGGCAACGGCTCACCG from Deltaproteobacteria bacterium includes:
- a CDS encoding hemerythrin domain-containing protein; translation: MGAGTLVSGPLYRFLADDHRRLEALLANATARPGVIDPVPYAEFRAGLLKHIGMEEKILLPAAQRWRGGEPLPVAATLRRDHGAIAALMVPSPTPQIIATLRVIFEQHNIIEEGPSGLYEVCEQLAGGELDAIVERLRKAPDVPVAKHVDGPQIMDATRRALARGGYELVDASG